The Hymenobacter oligotrophus genome has a window encoding:
- a CDS encoding M20 metallopeptidase family protein has translation MQQLLSRIQELAAAQATDVVGLRHHLHAHPELSFEEYQTAAFVADELRKLGLEPQPIANTGLVALIEGRNPGRRTVALRADMDALPIQEQNDVPYRSQNPGVMHACGHDVHTSSLLGVARILVQLRDEFEGTVKLMFQPGEEVVPGGASIMIKEGVLDNPAPQTVLGQHVFPQLPAGKVGIHAGRYMASADELYLTIRGKGGHGAMPDLNIDTVLVAANLIVAAQQLVSRRANPKIPSVLSFGKVIAQGATNVIPNEVYIEGTFRTMDEQWREQAHVHLRQLCEGLAASMGASCELEIRRGYPCLDNDVDVTQRVRAAMVEYLGEENVVDIDQWMASEDFAFFSQAAPSCFYRLGTRALDGRYAASVHTPVFDIEAHALAVGPGLMAWLALNELQA, from the coding sequence GGAACTAGCCGCCGCTCAGGCCACCGACGTGGTAGGGCTGCGCCACCATTTGCACGCTCATCCGGAGCTTTCTTTCGAAGAATACCAAACGGCCGCGTTCGTAGCCGACGAGCTGCGCAAGCTCGGCCTCGAGCCGCAACCGATTGCCAATACCGGCCTCGTGGCGCTTATCGAGGGCCGCAACCCCGGCCGCCGCACCGTGGCCCTGCGCGCCGACATGGACGCGCTGCCCATTCAGGAGCAAAACGATGTGCCGTACCGCTCGCAAAACCCCGGCGTGATGCACGCCTGCGGCCACGATGTGCACACCTCCTCGTTGCTGGGGGTGGCCCGCATTTTGGTGCAGCTCCGCGACGAGTTCGAGGGCACCGTAAAGCTCATGTTTCAGCCCGGCGAGGAGGTAGTGCCCGGCGGGGCATCCATCATGATTAAAGAAGGTGTGCTCGATAACCCCGCGCCGCAAACGGTGCTCGGGCAGCACGTGTTTCCGCAGCTACCGGCCGGCAAAGTGGGCATTCACGCGGGGCGCTACATGGCCTCGGCCGACGAGCTGTACCTGACCATCCGCGGCAAGGGCGGCCACGGCGCCATGCCCGACCTGAATATCGATACCGTGCTGGTAGCGGCCAACCTGATTGTGGCGGCTCAGCAGCTGGTAAGCCGCCGTGCCAACCCCAAGATTCCTTCGGTGCTGTCCTTCGGCAAAGTCATTGCCCAAGGCGCCACCAACGTCATCCCGAACGAAGTTTATATCGAAGGCACCTTCCGGACCATGGATGAGCAGTGGCGCGAGCAAGCTCACGTGCACCTGCGCCAGCTCTGCGAAGGTTTGGCCGCTTCGATGGGTGCAAGCTGCGAGTTGGAAATCCGCCGCGGCTATCCTTGCCTCGACAACGACGTGGACGTGACCCAACGGGTGCGCGCTGCCATGGTTGAGTACCTCGGCGAAGAAAATGTCGTTGACATTGATCAGTGGATGGCATCCGAGGACTTTGCTTTCTTCTCGCAGGCCGCGCCGTCGTGCTTTTACCGCTTGGGTACCCGCGCCCTCGACGGTCGGTACGCTGCTTCCGTACACACGCCTGTTTTCGACATCGAAGCCCACGCCCTCGCGGTAGGGCCCGGCCTGATGGCTTGGCTTGCCCTGAACGAGTTGCAGGCCTAG
- a CDS encoding DUF2490 domain-containing protein → MSVKKVLCIVGLLVLPGLALGQRRINNPTQLWPELQGELALQNNAYLWLSAQNQRAAESRYNNGTFDYVLLRAGYERFWSEQWSWGLTGRYAATSADDSFTPELLLRHRSRLLGLTLGQRLSLEYALQGGAARNLGAARLRLDAERIIPVGNIALRPRVAWEGGLNLRLQPPDDQPDERTLDQSRFRAEVGIRVSDHLDLTPYFARQTDFTITQFQFDADGNITSGGRTNIVTPIVGLDVRFTLFQGKQSFERIQLPTQH, encoded by the coding sequence ATGAGCGTAAAAAAAGTACTCTGCATAGTGGGGTTGTTGGTGCTGCCGGGCTTGGCCCTAGGTCAGCGGCGCATCAACAACCCCACGCAGCTGTGGCCCGAGCTGCAAGGCGAGCTGGCCCTGCAAAACAACGCGTATCTGTGGCTAAGCGCGCAAAACCAACGCGCCGCCGAAAGCCGCTACAACAACGGCACCTTCGACTATGTGCTGCTGCGTGCCGGCTACGAACGCTTTTGGAGCGAGCAGTGGAGCTGGGGCCTAACCGGCCGCTACGCCGCCACCTCGGCCGACGATAGTTTCACGCCCGAACTACTGCTGCGCCACCGCAGCCGCTTACTGGGGCTTACCCTAGGTCAGCGGCTAAGCCTGGAGTACGCTTTGCAAGGAGGGGCAGCTCGCAACCTGGGGGCCGCGCGCCTGCGCCTCGATGCCGAACGCATTATACCCGTTGGCAACATTGCATTGCGCCCCCGCGTGGCCTGGGAAGGTGGCCTAAACCTTCGGCTGCAGCCACCCGACGACCAGCCCGACGAACGGACGCTCGACCAAAGCCGGTTTCGGGCCGAAGTGGGTATTCGTGTATCCGACCACCTCGATTTGACGCCCTACTTCGCGCGGCAGACGGACTTCACCATCACGCAGTTTCAGTTCGACGCCGATGGCAATATCACCTCAGGCGGCCGCACCAACATCGTCACGCCTATTGTCGGGCTTGATGTGCGTTTTACCCTATTCCAAGGCAAGCAGTCCTTCGAGCGAATACAGTTGCCAACGCAACATTAA
- a CDS encoding Hsp20/alpha crystallin family protein: protein MATMFNSLPALRNARSFDSIVNQLLNDTLPGFTTTGTGFMPAADVLETANGFELLLTLPGVPKDALQIEVLEGTLTVSGERKAPATEGENAPKVRRIESSYGTFTRKFRLPDTVNAEAIEAELTDGVLRLVLPFDTVKTTKRQIEVR, encoded by the coding sequence ATGGCAACCATGTTTAATTCGCTTCCGGCGCTTCGCAATGCTCGCAGCTTCGACTCGATTGTAAACCAGTTGTTGAACGACACGCTGCCGGGCTTCACAACCACCGGCACTGGCTTTATGCCGGCTGCCGATGTGCTAGAAACCGCCAACGGATTTGAGCTGCTGCTTACCCTGCCCGGCGTACCAAAAGATGCCCTGCAGATTGAGGTGCTCGAAGGCACGCTTACGGTAAGCGGCGAGCGTAAGGCTCCGGCTACCGAGGGCGAAAACGCTCCCAAGGTGCGCCGCATCGAGTCGAGCTATGGCACCTTCACCCGCAAGTTCCGCCTGCCCGACACCGTGAATGCCGAAGCTATCGAAGCTGAGCTAACCGACGGTGTACTGCGCCTGGTGCTGCCCTTCGACACGGTTAAAACCACTAAGCGTCAGATTGAGGTGCGCTAA
- a CDS encoding Do family serine endopeptidase has translation MQAKQMMLGLMASAVLGGSVAVGGYKLLEPERSTEPQSVASDPNVRYTSALRNSTYNVPEGLNFVAAASAVTPAVVHVMTEYAPKVAQNDAIRMDPFLRQFFGDDFNGYHSPQRGPQVGSGSGVIIAANGYIVTNNHVIDKADKIEVVLDDKRKYSAKLVGTDPTTDLALLKVEADNLPYVRYGNSDQVKVGEWVLAVGNPFNLNSTVTAGIISAKGRNINILSREDRMGIESFLQTDAVVNPGNSGGALVNLNGDLIGINSAIASRTGSFEGYSFAVPSSIVSKVIDDLLKYKVVQRALLGVNIREVDATLASEKQLKSLDGVYVVGLSKGSAAADAGLREGDIITEINGVKVNTSSQLQEQVARFRPGDKIKVTYVRGDDRKTTNATLRNSAGTTDIVREETAATVEYEGAKFSPLSRQEMSRLDLEGGAKISGVRGSNFRETGIGDGFIITRIDKNKVSKPQDVKRFLEAAKENQGALVEGVYPDGRKAYYPIGQAE, from the coding sequence ATGCAAGCCAAACAAATGATGCTCGGCCTCATGGCCTCCGCCGTACTAGGTGGGAGCGTGGCCGTGGGAGGGTACAAGCTGCTGGAGCCGGAGCGCTCAACGGAGCCGCAATCGGTAGCCTCTGACCCGAACGTGCGCTACACCAGCGCCCTGCGGAACTCAACTTACAACGTGCCCGAGGGCCTGAACTTTGTGGCGGCTGCATCGGCCGTTACGCCGGCTGTGGTGCACGTAATGACCGAGTACGCCCCGAAGGTGGCCCAGAACGACGCCATTCGCATGGATCCGTTCCTGCGTCAGTTCTTCGGCGACGATTTCAACGGTTACCACTCGCCGCAGCGCGGCCCGCAGGTAGGCTCGGGTTCGGGCGTTATCATTGCGGCCAACGGCTACATTGTTACCAACAACCACGTAATCGACAAAGCCGACAAGATTGAGGTAGTGCTCGACGACAAGCGCAAGTACAGCGCCAAGCTCGTGGGCACCGACCCCACCACCGACCTGGCCCTGCTGAAGGTGGAGGCCGACAACCTGCCCTACGTGCGTTACGGCAACTCCGACCAAGTGAAGGTAGGCGAGTGGGTGCTGGCCGTGGGCAACCCCTTCAACCTCAACTCCACCGTTACGGCGGGCATCATTTCGGCCAAAGGGCGCAACATCAACATCCTGAGCCGCGAAGACCGCATGGGGATTGAGTCGTTCCTGCAAACCGACGCGGTGGTGAACCCCGGTAACTCGGGCGGTGCGCTCGTGAACCTGAACGGCGACCTGATCGGCATCAACTCGGCCATTGCTTCGCGCACGGGTTCGTTCGAGGGCTACTCGTTTGCCGTGCCCAGCTCCATCGTGAGCAAGGTGATTGACGACCTGCTGAAGTACAAAGTGGTACAGCGCGCTTTGCTAGGTGTGAACATCCGCGAAGTTGACGCTACGCTGGCTTCGGAAAAACAGCTGAAGTCGCTCGACGGCGTGTACGTGGTGGGCCTGAGCAAGGGCAGCGCCGCTGCCGATGCCGGCCTGCGCGAAGGCGACATCATCACCGAAATCAACGGCGTGAAGGTGAACACCTCGTCGCAGCTGCAAGAGCAGGTAGCCCGCTTCCGCCCCGGCGACAAGATCAAGGTTACCTACGTACGCGGCGACGACCGCAAGACCACCAACGCTACCCTGCGCAACTCGGCCGGCACCACCGACATCGTGCGCGAGGAAACCGCTGCCACCGTTGAGTACGAAGGCGCCAAGTTCTCGCCGCTAAGCCGGCAGGAGATGAGCCGCCTCGACCTCGAAGGCGGTGCTAAAATCAGCGGCGTGCGTGGCTCCAACTTCCGCGAAACCGGCATCGGCGACGGGTTCATCATCACCCGCATCGACAAGAACAAGGTGAGCAAGCCGCAGGACGTGAAGCGTTTCCTCGAAGCTGCCAAAGAAAACCAAGGCGCGCTGGTGGAGGGGGTATACCCCGACGGCCGCAAAGCCTACTACCCCATTGGCCAAGCCGAATAA
- the amaB gene encoding L-piperidine-6-carboxylate dehydrogenase: MKLAIEEAAATGTDVQEHDHHGIRQVLRDLGIQDINAAYSTGLQWGGEANEQVSSISSPTDGKLIGKVRMATAHDYEQVVLQAQEAFKSWRLVPAPKRGEIVRQIGNKLRQYKEPLGKLVSYEMGKILQEGLGEVQEMIDICDFAVGLSRQLHGLTMHSERPAHRMYEQYHPLGVVGIISAFNFPVAVWSWNAMLAAVCGDVCIWKPSEKTPLVAVAVQHIIKDVLQENELPEGIFNLVVGDAEIGGLMAADERVPLVSATGSTRMGKKVGAVVGARLGKALLELGGNNAIVLTANADLDIAIRAVLFGAVGTAGQRCTTTRRLIIHDSIYDDVKQRLLAAYPKLPVGHPLQEGNLVGPLIDQDAVRGFTDALGRVQQEGGKLLTGGEVLSGTGYETGTYVQPALVEAENHYHTVQEETFAPILYLIRYSGDVQNAIELQNGVRQGLSSSIFSLNMRETEAFLAATGSDCGIANVNIGTSGAEIGGAFGGEKETGGGRESGSDAWKIYMRRQTNTINYSTQLPLAQGIKFDI; encoded by the coding sequence ATGAAACTAGCCATCGAAGAAGCCGCCGCAACCGGCACCGACGTGCAAGAACACGACCACCACGGCATTCGCCAGGTGCTCCGCGACCTAGGTATTCAGGACATCAACGCCGCCTACAGCACCGGCCTGCAATGGGGCGGCGAAGCCAACGAGCAGGTAAGCAGCATCAGCTCGCCTACCGATGGCAAGCTGATCGGCAAAGTGCGCATGGCCACCGCGCACGACTACGAGCAGGTGGTGCTGCAGGCACAGGAGGCGTTTAAAAGCTGGCGCCTGGTGCCCGCCCCCAAGCGCGGCGAAATTGTGCGCCAAATCGGCAACAAGCTGCGGCAGTACAAAGAGCCCCTGGGTAAGCTGGTGAGCTACGAGATGGGCAAGATTTTGCAGGAGGGCTTGGGCGAGGTGCAGGAGATGATTGACATCTGCGACTTTGCCGTGGGCCTTTCGCGCCAGCTGCACGGCCTCACCATGCACTCGGAGCGCCCTGCCCACCGCATGTACGAGCAGTACCACCCCCTAGGCGTGGTGGGCATTATTTCGGCCTTCAACTTTCCGGTGGCGGTGTGGAGCTGGAACGCCATGCTCGCGGCCGTGTGCGGCGACGTGTGCATCTGGAAGCCCTCCGAAAAGACGCCGCTGGTAGCCGTGGCCGTGCAGCACATCATCAAAGACGTACTGCAGGAAAACGAGCTGCCCGAGGGTATTTTCAACCTGGTAGTGGGCGATGCCGAAATCGGCGGCCTGATGGCGGCCGACGAGCGCGTGCCGCTGGTATCGGCTACGGGCTCCACCCGTATGGGCAAAAAGGTAGGTGCCGTAGTGGGTGCCCGCCTAGGCAAGGCGCTGCTCGAGCTGGGCGGCAACAACGCCATTGTCCTCACCGCCAACGCCGACCTCGACATTGCCATTCGGGCGGTGTTGTTCGGGGCCGTGGGCACGGCCGGCCAGCGTTGCACCACCACGCGCCGCCTCATCATCCACGACTCGATTTACGACGACGTGAAGCAGCGCTTGTTGGCCGCTTACCCCAAGCTGCCCGTAGGCCACCCGCTGCAAGAGGGCAACCTAGTAGGTCCGCTGATCGACCAGGATGCCGTGCGCGGCTTCACGGATGCCCTAGGTCGGGTGCAGCAGGAGGGCGGCAAGCTGCTCACGGGCGGCGAGGTGCTCAGCGGCACGGGCTACGAAACCGGTACGTACGTACAGCCCGCCTTGGTAGAGGCCGAAAACCATTACCACACGGTGCAGGAAGAAACCTTCGCGCCCATTCTGTACCTCATTCGCTACTCCGGCGACGTGCAAAACGCCATTGAGCTGCAGAACGGCGTACGCCAAGGCTTGTCGTCTTCGATCTTCTCGCTAAACATGCGCGAAACCGAGGCGTTCCTGGCCGCTACCGGCTCCGACTGCGGCATTGCCAACGTAAACATTGGTACCTCGGGTGCCGAAATCGGCGGTGCATTTGGTGGCGAAAAGGAAACCGGCGGCGGCCGCGAATCGGGCTCCGACGCCTGGAAGATTTACATGCGCCGCCAAACCAACACCATCAACTACAGCACGCAATTGCCACTGGCACAGGGTATTAAATTTGATATCTAA
- a CDS encoding RNA polymerase sigma factor, protein MEAVAYVDINAPLVERCRLGDRRAQAEIYKRYAKAMFNASLRITGDYAEAEDVLQESFLSAFRELHTYKGDSSFGSWLKRIVINKSINCLRNRRLQLVPLAEQHDGAGSEEFVTPGEADDVQWRADVLRRCIQELPDGYRLVLTLYLLEGYDHGEIATILDITESTSKSQYSRARKKLLELAREHGLS, encoded by the coding sequence ATGGAAGCTGTTGCCTACGTTGATATTAATGCTCCGCTGGTGGAGCGCTGCCGCCTCGGCGACCGGCGCGCCCAAGCTGAGATTTACAAGCGCTACGCCAAAGCCATGTTCAACGCCTCGTTGCGCATTACGGGCGACTATGCCGAGGCCGAAGACGTGCTGCAAGAATCGTTTCTGAGCGCGTTCCGTGAGCTGCACACCTACAAGGGCGATTCGTCGTTCGGCTCGTGGCTCAAGCGCATTGTTATCAACAAGAGCATTAACTGTTTGCGCAACCGCCGCCTGCAGCTGGTGCCCCTGGCCGAGCAGCACGACGGCGCTGGCTCGGAGGAGTTTGTAACTCCGGGCGAGGCCGACGACGTACAGTGGCGGGCCGATGTGCTGCGCCGCTGCATACAGGAGCTGCCCGATGGTTACCGCCTCGTGCTGACCCTGTACCTGCTCGAAGGTTACGACCACGGCGAAATCGCCACCATTCTGGACATTACCGAATCTACTTCCAAGTCGCAATACAGCCGCGCCCGTAAAAAGCTTCTGGAGCTGGCGCGCGAACACGGCTTGTCTTAA
- a CDS encoding anti-sigma factor, protein MKPNSGLEGFVERHRADFDNFEPRADLWDAIEARLDEPADEDETPTHVLPLNPTVSPTHLDTPAATTPSFAWQRYVAAAAVAIMLLAGGYGLRRADELNSSSGAVASADYALPAMEQQPNAVAEVVGAPEPMAVSAGQPAEQRLAASVRRMEAYYASQILEKQHELRQLDESATPGTMPQAADWKHELTALDSTYRQLRTELYRNPDPDAVLEAMNRNLQIRLDILNQQLRTREQIRQYHDESYAEVAK, encoded by the coding sequence ATGAAACCTAACTCCGGACTAGAAGGCTTTGTGGAGCGGCACCGCGCCGACTTCGACAACTTCGAGCCGCGTGCCGACTTGTGGGACGCCATCGAAGCACGCCTGGATGAGCCGGCCGACGAGGACGAAACGCCCACCCACGTTTTGCCCCTCAACCCGACTGTTTCACCCACCCACCTTGATACCCCTGCCGCTACTACGCCCTCGTTTGCGTGGCAGCGCTACGTAGCCGCCGCGGCGGTTGCCATTATGCTGCTGGCCGGTGGCTACGGCCTGCGCCGCGCCGATGAGCTGAACTCGTCGTCGGGAGCTGTTGCCAGCGCCGACTACGCCCTGCCGGCCATGGAACAGCAGCCCAACGCGGTTGCCGAGGTAGTAGGTGCCCCCGAGCCCATGGCGGTATCGGCTGGCCAGCCGGCCGAGCAGCGTTTGGCAGCATCGGTGCGCCGCATGGAAGCTTACTACGCTTCGCAGATTCTGGAAAAGCAGCACGAACTGCGCCAGCTCGATGAAAGCGCTACGCCCGGCACCATGCCCCAGGCCGCCGATTGGAAGCACGAGCTAACGGCTTTGGACTCCACGTACCGGCAGCTGCGCACCGAGCTGTACCGCAACCCCGACCCCGATGCGGTGCTCGAAGCCATGAATCGCAACCTGCAAATCCGGTTGGATATCCTGAACCAGCAGTTGCGCACCCGCGAGCAAATTCGCCAGTACCACGACGAGTCTTACGCCGAGGTAGCCAAATAA
- a CDS encoding PPC domain-containing DNA-binding protein has translation MRIFLPLLCLMLAFVAGHAQTTAVMQSPTVAKSSMHTLTLRLRPGQDLRQQLMALVKAEGIKAGAMITCVGSLTQVTLRLANQEGPTEYRGHFEIVSLVGTLAESGSHLHLSVADSTGRTIGGHLLDGNLIYTTAEVVVGVLGEVEFRREEDLTFGYKELTVRPKVPRKAGKRRP, from the coding sequence ATGCGCATATTTCTGCCGTTGCTCTGCCTGATGCTAGCCTTTGTAGCTGGGCACGCCCAAACCACTGCCGTTATGCAAAGCCCCACCGTTGCCAAATCGAGCATGCACACGCTTACGCTGCGTCTGCGCCCCGGCCAGGATCTTCGGCAGCAACTTATGGCTTTGGTAAAGGCCGAAGGCATCAAGGCCGGAGCGATGATTACGTGCGTCGGAAGCCTCACGCAGGTTACGCTGCGCCTGGCAAACCAAGAGGGGCCCACGGAATACCGCGGCCATTTCGAAATCGTGTCGTTGGTAGGCACGCTGGCCGAAAGTGGTAGCCACTTGCACCTGTCGGTAGCCGACTCCACGGGGCGCACCATCGGCGGCCACCTGCTCGATGGCAACCTCATCTACACCACCGCCGAAGTGGTAGTGGGTGTGCTCGGTGAGGTAGAGTTTCGACGCGAAGAAGACCTCACTTTTGGCTACAAGGAACTGACCGTACGCCCTAAGGTGCCGCGTAAGGCTGGCAAGCGTAGGCCCTAG
- a CDS encoding DUF4442 domain-containing protein produces MSSSVPAAPAPLTDTPQLAAFRNKLLSPVKQRLFMLTQLPAAGFAGVRVESISLEAAAVSVPFAYFTKNPFRSVYFACLSMAAEMASGVLAMMHTTSGTPVSMLVVGMEADFHKKATTRIVFESVDGAAIAQAVAESRQTGQGRTVVATSTGRDAAGDVVAVFRITWSFRAKNR; encoded by the coding sequence ATGAGCTCATCCGTACCTGCCGCCCCCGCGCCGCTCACCGATACCCCGCAGCTAGCTGCTTTTCGGAACAAGCTGCTTAGCCCCGTAAAGCAGCGCCTGTTTATGCTGACGCAGTTGCCGGCCGCGGGCTTTGCGGGCGTGCGCGTCGAGAGCATCAGTTTGGAAGCGGCTGCGGTATCAGTGCCGTTTGCTTACTTCACCAAAAATCCGTTTCGCAGCGTTTACTTTGCCTGCCTGAGCATGGCGGCCGAGATGGCCTCGGGCGTGCTGGCCATGATGCACACCACCAGTGGCACGCCCGTGTCGATGTTGGTGGTAGGTATGGAGGCAGATTTTCATAAGAAAGCCACTACGCGCATCGTGTTCGAGTCCGTCGATGGAGCCGCCATTGCGCAGGCCGTGGCCGAAAGCCGCCAAACGGGCCAAGGCCGCACGGTGGTGGCCACCAGTACTGGCCGCGACGCCGCCGGCGACGTGGTAGCAGTGTTCCGCATAACGTGGTCGTTCCGGGCGAAAAACCGCTGA